From a single Phalacrocorax carbo chromosome 10, bPhaCar2.1, whole genome shotgun sequence genomic region:
- the LOC104045708 gene encoding glucagon receptor-like: protein MYPGTGSTGCRPARTAMRDVLGSGYQRNLIHLAWMCLFAIIPHCGAKVLEKTFEEWMRYRDECLRKMASEPYPAGLFCNRTFDMYACWPDGSPGTAVNVSCPFYLPWFEKVKHGLVSRRCGTDGQWVTVNGSQPWRDYSQCEEEMESAIEEEGARQLMVSFKVLYTVGYSLSLLTLVSALLVLTVFRKLRCTRNYIHANLFASFGLRATSVMVKDALLEKRWGMEVVQVADWEALLSHEAALGCRAAQVLMQYCILANHYWFLVEAVYLYKLLIGAVFSEKNYYRLYLYLGWGTPVVFVVPWIAAKYLKENVECWGLNENMAYWWIIRIPILLASLINLLIFMRILKVILAKLRANQKGYADYKLRLAKATLTLIPLFGIHEVVFIFATDEQTTGILRYVKVFFTLFLNSFQGFLVAVLYCFANKEVKSEMKKKWQLWKLDHPALCCAQ from the exons aTGTACCctggcactgggagcactggctGCAGGCCGGCAAGGACAGCTATGAGGGACGTGCTCGGGTCTGGGTACCAGCGGAACCTCATCCATCTTGCCTGGATGTGCCTGTTTGCCATCATCCCG CATTGTGGGGCCAAGGTGCTGGAGAAGACCTTTGAGGAGTGGATGCGGTACCGTGATGAGTGCTTGAGGAAGATGGCAAGTGAGCCCTACCCGGCAG GGCTTTTCTGCAACCGGACATTCGACATGTATGCCTGCTGGCCCGATGGGAGCCCCGGCACTGCCGTCAATGTCTCCTGCCCTTTCTACCTGCCTTGGTTTGAGAAAG TGAAACACGGGCTAGTGAGCCGCAGGTGTGGCACTGACGGGCAGTGGGTGACGGTGAACGGCAGCCAGCCCTGGCGGGACTACTCGCAGTGCGAGGAGGAGATGGAGTCTGCCATCGAGGAG GAGGGTGCCCGCCAGCTGATGGTGAGCTTCAAAGTGCTCTACACTGTGGGGTACTCGCTGTCGCTCCTGACCCTTGTCTCTGCCCTGCTTGTCCTCACTGTCTTCAG GAAGCTCCGCTGCACCAGGAACTACATCCATGCCAACCTCTTTGCCTCCTTTGGGCTGCGGGCGACCTCAGTGATGGTGAAGGATGCGCTGCTGGAAAAGCGCTGGGGCATGGAGGTGGTGCAGGTGGCTGACTGGGAGGCTCTGCTGAGCCACGAG GCGGCGCTGGGCTGCCGGGCCGCACAAGTGCTGATGCAGTACTGCATCCTGGCCAACCACTACTGGTTCCTGGTGGAAGCTGTCTACCTCTACAAGCTGCTGATCGGGGCCGTCTTCTCCGAGAAGAATTACTACAGGCTCTACCTCTACCTGGGCTGGG GGACCCCCGTGGTGTTCGTCGTGCCCTGGATAGCCGCCAAGTACCTGAAGGAGAATGTGGA GTGCTGGGGACTGAATGAGAACATGGCTTACTGGTGGATCATCCGCATCCCCATCCTGCTCGCCTCCCTG ATCAACCTGCTGATCTTCATGAGGATCCTCAAGGTGATCCTGGCCAAGCTCCGTGCCAACCAGAAGGGCTACGCAGACTACAAGCTGCG GCTGGCCAAAGCCACGCTTACCCTCATCCCCCTCTTTGGGATCCACGAGGTTGTCTTCATCTTTGCCACGGATGAGCAAACCACAGGCATCCTGCGCTACGTCAAGGTGTTCTTCACCCTCTTCCTCAACTCCTTCCAG GGCTTCCTGGTGGCCGTGCTGTACTGCTTCGCCAATAAGGAG GTGAAGTCAGAGATGAAGAAGAAGTGGCAGCTCTGGAAGCTCGACCACCCGGCGCTCTGCTGTGCCCAGTGA